Sequence from the Bufo bufo chromosome 10, aBufBuf1.1, whole genome shotgun sequence genome:
GgaataaaaataacataaaacttATCAATTGTGGCGATTTATTGTGTGTTATTATCGTACCGACTTCTAATCCGCAGCAACCAGTTATTAGACTGTAGCAGGTTAACACAGTCtgggccagtgatggctaacctccggaaactacaactcccagcatgctccattcatttctggggagttccgagaacagccaagcaagtgtacatcttgggagttgtagttttaccacagctggagtgcgggAGGTTAGCCATAACTGGTCGAGGCGTATTGTTATTGGAAATGTCACAAACATCTTTATGTGAGGATTAGAGATGAAACGCGCTCAGTCAACCCCCCGACAGCAACCGAATCTTCTACTATTTTATTCATATTTGCTGCATATAAAATGATCAACCCTGAAATACGGATCTGTACGCCGCCATTTCCAAAGGtgaaaatttttggggggaaagttTGTAGATGTAAACGCTTTAAAAAAACTTTAATAATAGGTTTAATCATGAagataaggcctcatacacacgacagttgttgtggtccgcatccgagccgcattttttgcggctcgggtgcggacccattcacttcaatggggccgcataagatgcggacagcactccgtgtgctgttcgcatccgttgctccgttccgaggccccacaaaaaaaatataacaagtcctattcttgtccgttttgcagacaagaataggcatgtctacaatgggccgcccgttccgttccgcaaactgcacggtcgtgtgcatgaggcctaaagctgcacTGTATGAGGGACAGAAGATGTGGTATCATCCGCAGCGCACGTggtgcaggtgtaattacagctcctctgtccccattcacttctatgggacggctcctttcTGTTCAAGTGTATGGGGAGGAGCCGTAattacagcgagcaggtaaacaatgaaggggggggggggctgcgctCATACGCTCAGCGCGGGGTGCCGGACCTCcgctgatcctgaggataggtcatcaatataaataaagtggacattccctttaagtcctgGAAAACGCCTTTAACTGCATGCTATATGTGGCTGTCTGCTTTGTTCCCATAGTGTACCAGGCATATACAGCATGGACATTATGTGAACTGGGAGAGTGACCCCCTGCGTTtgggaagacattttactgtcctTCGTCTTGTCTAAATGACGTCACTCCAATCCGCTACGGCTGGCCGGGGCGTCCCTGTAAAGCAGCGTCAGGTCCATCAGGCTGCGCTGCAGCCACAGCCGCTGGTTTCTCTCCAGCATTATCATGGTGGCGTTATGACCCTGGTCTCGGCACCGCAGAACCCCCTTGCATTTTATGTAATGGAGCTGCCTGCACTGACTGCAGCGGTAATGGGGCAACTGTCCCGGCTGCAAGCAGGAGTGGAGCTGGTGCTTCCTTCTTTGCTCCTCCATCACTGCTTGGGTCTTCTCGGAGGAAGTCATTTGGGTTACCCTATGTCCGTTGTCTCTGCAGACCCTCACGTCGGAGCAGGAGAAGCTGTGGAACGTGCAGCACGGTGCGCAGCACTGCTGTAAAGATTGTTCTGAAAATACACAGTCGTGCATGACAAAATCCACACGTGGCACTTGATCGTGGCACCCGTGGTGTTCAGTGACCATTTTGCAGCCCCTGTTGACATGCCTATCCCAAGGTTCGTGACAGTCGTCACAAAATTGCGATATGTAGAGAACTTCTCCATTGGGAGTGGCGGTGACCCCGTCCACGGTCATGGATGACTTGGCAGCAGGGACTATCCTTGGCTCTGATACCACCAGTTTTTGAAGTCTTTCCATGCAGGCGTCTTCACCTCGCCAGCTCCTTCTTTCTTGGATGAGATCAGCGCCGTTCCTCAGAGTAGATCCTGAGCAAGACACGAGGTTGGCTAAGATATTGCATTCTACGTGAGCTGCCAGGAAGCCGAGGGCGGCTACCGCAAGAGCCCGCGGCTCGGGCAGAACTCGTATCTTCAGGGAAGTCCCATCTGCTTCTGGCACATAGTTTAACCTCGCCAGGGCTTGGAATATTGCATCCTGAGGAAGGGCCGCCTCCAGCGCGTGCACGTAATGTCCAGAGTACGTCTGGCGGGAGAGGAAAAGAAAGAAATGATGAGAGATTTAAAAGGAAAAGAACAGTAATCAACATCGGACCACTGAATCCCCCGGTCTCCAGACTGGAGCTTCTGGTGCCGATCCAAACATCTTATGGGCTTCAGAAGTGGACATGGACATATGAAAAGAACGCACATCTGAATAGCCCCATTGACTGGTATGTATCCGTGCGCTGTCCGTTTTAAAGACTCTTAAAAGAAAAAGGGTTACGTgaataaggccgggttcacatcactgtttcattTTCCATTTTTCTAAACCGTCAGAATAAcgtagaaaaaaacggatcctgtatttcaagcatctgTTTTTGCCATTTCTGTCCGAGACCTCAGTCGGaaaaatggctaaaatggatgcaaaatgtgcataacggatgcttaaaacacaggatcttttttctttttcagacGGATCAGAAAAACGTAAAATGAAACGGTGATGAGAACGCGGCCTGACCAAAGGCAGAGACCGCGAGTTTTGTTTCTTGGCcgcgttcacatctgcgtttgtcGGCTCCGGCACTGAATCCGGTCACTGTATCTAATGTATATGCCGACTTGTAGCCGGACAAAAAGATACTACACAAACcattttttgtctggctgaaagcGGGCATATATGGCGGAAAACAGCCGGACCCACACTCACCGCAGCCGGACCCACACTCACCGCAGCCGGACCCACACTCACCGCAGCCGGACCCACACTCACCGCAGCCGGACCCACACTCACCGCAGCCGGTTCATCGTTCACTGTACTGGGACCAGCTGCTTTCCGGCATATATACTGGCTCTCGGGCGGACAAAAAATATAgtctgtgtagtttttttttttgtccgactGCTTTCCAGCATATACAACGGTGCGCAGTGGTATCAGGTTGTGCTGGAAACGGTAAACTAcggcagtctgttcctccgcCAGGAACATACTCCTGGATTTCACAGCGcaggtgtgaacccggccttaatgACACCATTTTGTATGTAacgaaaaatctttttttatttttttttggtggttatgaaaaaaaactgcagtttccattattaggcctctttcacacgggcgttgcgggaaaatgtgcgggtgcgttgcgggaacacccacgatttttccgcgcaagtgcaaaacattgtaatgcgttttgcactcgcgtgagaaaaatcgcacatgtttggtacccaaacccgaacttcttcacagaagttcgggcttgggatcggtgttctgtagattgtattattttcccttataacatggttataggggaaaataatagcattctgaatacagaatgcatagtacaatagtgctggaggggttaaaaaaataaataaaatcattcaactcaccttagtccaattgatcgcgatgtcggcatctccgtctgtcccctttactgaataggacctgtggtgagcattaattacaggtaaaggacctttgatgacgtcactccggtcatcacatgatcttttactatggtgaatcaccatggtaaaagatcatgtgacgtaccatgtgatgaccggagtgacgtcatcaaaggtcctttacctgtaattaatgctcaccacaggtcctattcagtaaaggggacagaaggagatgccgacatcgcgatcaattggactaaggtgagttaaatgattttatttatttttttaacccctccagcactattgtactatgcattctgtattcagaatgctattattttccctcataaccatgttataagggaaaataataatgatcgggtctccatcccgatcgtctcctagcaaccgtgtgtgaaaatcgcaccgcatccgcacttgcttgcgattttcacgcaaccccattcatttctatggggcttgcgttacgtgaaaaacgcacaaagaggagcatgctgcgattttcacgcaacgcacaagtgatgcgtgaaaatcaccgctcgtgtgcacagccccatagaaatgaatgggtcaggattccgtgcggattctgtgcgttcacctcccgcaacgcatccgcgcggaaaactcgctcgtgtgaaaggggccttagatttaTAATTTTTTGCCGGTATAAATGACTGGTTCACTTTATTATATGGGTCACTTCCATACTCCCACAGACTGTGGGGACGTCAGCTGCGCGATCCGCCTGCAGTGGGGCGCGGGCCGCCCGGGACACTCAGACTCTCCACAGAAAAGGCAGAGGTGTTTTTTACCGTCCCCGACTTCCCCATTGCTGtatttatttctttcttttttattttactcttattattaaataaataaattgctgtGTAAACAGTGCTTACCGCCTTttgttttactcattttgggctaaaagggctttttagttagtttagaggttttattatggtgaaaggtcctctttaacaatggTTTCTGTTCTACGACCTTCAGTTTGTGTGTCTGCGGACTATGGTCAGGCAGCAGCTccgctctgaactcctgacagctcctaAACGCCTTATGTTTATGAGGCGTCGGGGGCTCAGAGGTAAGGACTGCAGCTGGAGCTCATGGTGGTCTGCACTGAAAAGGAAGGTTGTAGAACAGAACctgttgaatatttttaataaagaccaattaaaaagatttttagctcaaaatatgtaaaatgcaatcataaaataatTGTTTTCATAGCTTTTAATAAGCGCCACGTATATGAGGCCCTGGGTATAAAAATCACAGAACTGGGGGTCTTCAGTAGGTGCCCATCTGCCATGGAAACCCACCAGCACCCTGCCACTGACCACCTAGATGCAGCGGTCACTATTGACTTTGGCATCTGGCGGTTTAAACATCGCGATGGCGGCTGGATTTCGACTGTTACGCCATCACCATGACGTACATCTCTCTAGCCTCAGCGCCACCACTGTTCGTCCAGGGTCACCACGGGGTTAAAGGTGGCAGTAACTAACCTTTATAGTGTGCAGCTCTGTCCTCCATGGAGTGATGTACAGATTGAGCGCCGCCTGCTCGAGGGTCTGGAAGGCGCGGGCCAGGTGCTGTAACGCCAGGAGCAGGTCGGCTTTGCCCTGGAGTCCGCAGAAGATGAAGTGGAAGGCATCGTTCTGGAGCAGGTCGTGCAGGTCGGGCTCCTCCAGGATCCTCTGCCTCACCTGGGCGGTGGTCCCGGGGTCCGCGCACGGAGTCAGCGCTTCTGAGACGGAGGCGCTGAGCAGCCAGCTGTGGTAGTGCGCCAGGAGGGACTCTGCACTCATCCTAGGACACACCGGAGATACAGGTCAGACATGTAACGGGCCGTCAATTTCAGATCtgagggggtccgactcccgggatCTCCGCTGTGGATGGGACGAAGCTGCGACACCCAGAAGAGCCGCTACTGAGTACGGAGCAATGCACAGAATCACCACAGCCCCGCCAAACAGCTGACTGTCTCTACCTTACACCGTGCCCACTGCTGACCGTCTCCACCTTACACTGTGCCCACTGCTGACCGTCTCCACCTTACACCGTGCCCTCTGCTGACCGTCTCCACCTTACACCGTGCCCTCTGCTGACCGTCTCCACCTTACACCGTGCCCACTGCTGACTGTCTGCACCTTACACCGTGCCCACTGCTGACTGTCTCCACCTTACACCGTGCCCACTGCTGACTGTCTCCACCTTACACCGTGCCCTCTGCTGACTGTCTCCACCTTACACCGTGCCCACTGCTGACTGTCTCCACCTTACACCGTGCCCACTGCTGACTGTCTCCACCTTACACCGTGCCCACTGCTGACTGTCTCCACCTTACACCGTGCCCACTGCTGACTGTCTCCACCTTACACTGTGCCCACTGCTGACTGTCTCCACCTTACACCGTGCCCTCTGCTGACCGTCTCCACCTTACACCGTGCCCACTGCTGACCGTCTCCACCTTACACCGTGCCCACTGCTGACCGTCTCCACCTTACACCGTGCCCACTGCTGACTGTCTCCACCTTACACCGTGCCCTCTGCTGACCGTCTCCACCTTACACCGTGCCCACTGCTGACTGTCTCCACCTTACACCGTGCCCACTGCTGACTGTCTCCACCTTACACCGTGCCCACTGCTGACTGTCTCCACCTTACACCGTGCCCACTGCTGACTGTCTCCACCTTACACCGTGCCCACTGCTGACTGTCTCCACCTTACACCGTGCCCACTGCTGACTGTCTCCACCTTACACCGTGCCCACTGCTGACTGTCTCCACCTTACACCGTGCCCACTGCTGACTGTTTCCACCTTACACCGTGCCCTCTGCTGACCGTCTCCACCTTACACTGTGCCCACTGCTGACCGTCTCCACCTTACACCGTGCCCACTGCTGACTGTCTCCACCTTACACTGTGCCCACTGCTGACCGTCTCCACCTTACACCGTGCCCTCTGCTGACCGTCTCCACCTTACACCGTGCCCTCTGCTGACCGTCTCCACCTTACACCGTGCCCTCTGCTGACCGTCTCCACCTTACACCGTGCCCACTGCTGACCGTCTCCACCTTACACTGTGCCCACTGCTGACTGTCTCCACCTTACACTGTGCCCACTGCTGACTGTCTCCACCTTACACCGTGCCCACTGCTGACTGTCTCCACCTTACACCGTGCCCACTGCTGACTGTCTCCACCTTACACCGTGCCCACTGCTGACTGTCTCCACCTTACACCGTGCCCTCTGCTGACCGTCTCCATCTTACACCGTGCCCACTGCTGACCGTCTCCACCTTACACCGTGCCCACTGCTGACCGTCTCCACCTTACACCGTGCCCACTGCTGACCGTCTCCACCTTACACCGTGCCCACTGCTGACCGTCTCCACCTTACACCGTGCCCACTGCTGACTGTCTCCACCTGAATCTCCCACCATGCACTGTAAAGGGGATCTGGTGTCCTTTTGAATCACGTAGCAGTCGAGCCCCATTGCAAATCAGTAAAAGAGACATTGGTCggacccaaaaaatatataagtggGTAATTAATAGTTTCTGACTGGAAATTAAATGGGTTCCCAGTCACCTCTCTCCCCTGACGACCTCCCGACATTTACCGACCCCACTGCAGTGAATGCCTCTACTGCCCCTGCCACCCCTAGGCTGGGACAACGCCCACAAGAGCGCCCTCTGCAGGCACTGACCTCGGAGCAGTCTGCGCCCCCCAGGACCTCTCACCTGCCGATCGTGTTAACCGCTATAGACTTCCTGGTGGCGCCCCGCCCACACCTCGCCGATAGGCCCTTCCCGGTAACTGACACGATTATCTGTACGCTGATTGGTGTATTACCTACGATCTGTACGCTGATTGGTGTATTACCTACGATCTGTACGCTGATTGGCGGGGGGATTGTCTGGGctgagtcactgaacggcgtgacTGAGGGGAAAGAGGAAGCGAGTGGAGGAGACTGGTCACCGAGCAACCCGGGACCTACACAGCGCAGCACCGCCGAGTGCACACAGCCCCACCTCAGCTGTGCTCCACATAGAAAGCTGAGTCACTGTGCACGCACATTACccgtcacatcctgtattatactccagagctgcactcactattctgcaggtggagtcactgtgtacatacattacttatcctgtactgatcctgagttacatcctgtattatactccagagctgcactcactattctgctgatggagtcactgtgtattgtattatactccagagctgcactcactattctgctggtgcagtcactgtgtacatacattacattacttctcctgtactgatcctgagttacatcctgtattatactccagagctgcactcactattctgctggtgcagtcactgtgtacatacattacattacttatcctgtactaatcctgagttacaccctgtataatatcccagagctgcactcactattctgctggtgcagtcactgtgtacatacattacattacttatcctgtactgatgctgagttacatcctgtattatactccagagctgtactcactattctgctggtgaagtcactgtgtatatacattacttatcctgtactgatcctgagttacatcctgtattatactccagagctgtactcactattctgctggtgaagtcactgtgtatatacattacttatcctgtactgatcctgagttacatcctgtataatactccagagctgcactcactattctgctggtgcagtcactgtgtacatacattacttatcctgtactgatcccgagttacatcctgtattatactccagagctgcactcactattctgctggtgaagtcactgtgtacatacattacttatcctgtactgatcctgagttacatcctgtattatactccagagctgcactcactattctgctggtgcagtcactgtgtacatacattacttatcctgtactgatcccgagttacatcctgtattatactccagagctgcgctcactattctgctggtgcagtcactgtgtacatacattacttatcctgtagtggGGTTTTCTTATGAAATGTATTTGTCGCTtctcacaggataggtgataaacatCAGATTGTAGGGGATCTGACCTCTGCCCCCCATGATATGGAGACCGAGGGGTCACCAATCCCCTCCCTGAAGGGAAGAGTAACGTTCATGTCGCTCCACAGCCCCACAGGTCGGCAATcttagctgatcggcgggggtgtcaggagtcggaccccaccaatctcatattgatgacccccCTTTACAATAACCGATCCCCTGTCTACAGAATAAATgtctgaccggtgggggtccgaTGACTGGGGTCCCCGCTGGTCACGAGGACGGGGGGCTGTGTTTCACCGCACCACTGCTCCATCCTTTCTCTGGGGTCCCCACCAAACAGGGGAGTGGGGACCCCAGTTCTCATGACCCTGCAGATACAGGGGTGCGTTGTTGTAATGGGACTTTAAGGGTTACATTTGGCCTCTTTCTTGGCTCTGTTCACACAGTGTTTCAGCCTGATGCTCGGCATCGGTATCTGCAGGGTCCCCAATCCCCTCCGTGAATGGAAGAGTAGCGTTCATCCGCTTATCCATAGGGTTCCATACAACTTTCCTTCTTCTCTTCAGTTCTAGTTCTACCTCCAGGGGGCGCTCACTGACAGGGAAAGCCCGAGCCCTGATCCGTTTTACGCCCATAGGCACGCGACGACTTTTATAAACTTTCCTGAGCCGAGATTTATTAACCCTTCTTATTCCCAGACTACTCATTTGGATTTTTGAGGACCATCTAAATACTGTCCCAAAGAGCTTGCAGTCAGTCTTGAAGTGTCCTTTCGTGCTGATAGGACATGTTGGTAGGAGGTGGGGGGTGGGGTCTGGTCGCTTTAGTTTGGGGTGGGAGTCTTCGGGGAGGTATGGAGGATTTTGGGGAGGTGCCGTGAGGAGCTCACTATTAATATTGAGACTCTATAGCCGCTCTCTCTGTTTGGTTCCTTCGCGGTCTCGGTTCCTGCTGTCCAGACGGTCGCTATGTCCACGTCACAGAGGCTGGTTCTGGTTCTCGGGGGAGCCGGTACCGTTGGGTCAGGGATTGTGAAATGTCTTTTGGAGAAAGGTAGGGATTTGCTGGTGGTGGTCCTGATCCTAGGACCTGGTATCTCGCCGGTGATGGTGGGCTTGCGGTGGTTCATCCAGGCATTGTCCTCCTTCTCGCCGCAGGGTTCCAGGTGGCCGTCATCTCCAGAGAGAATTCCCGCTTGGAGAAGCTGATGAGTTTTGTGCCGGCGCAGCACAGGGAGAGTCTTCACACCGTGGTCGGAAACGTGGGTAAGACATGTCAGGAGGTGTTGTCACCTGGCCACGGGAGGTGCACCGTGGGGATTACAGCTCTGAAGGGCAAGTGAAGCCCACATTCCTGTGATCCCCATCCTATCACATTTCTCCAGGCTCAGTCTGTGAGATGGCTCGCTCTGGGATATTTTGGGAGGGGTTTGCCGGCAGCGCCGTCTGGCTTGTTGACCCTTTCTGTCTGGGTTTTGTGCAGGTTCGGAGCAGAGGGCGCAGGAGGCGGCAGCGGCTCTGGTCAGCAGAGTGGGAAAGGTGACCGATGTGGTGTCCTCGCTGGGGTTCAGCTGGTGGCAAGGAGGTCCACCCCATACACAGTCCTTGCAGGAGCTGCAGAGGGTACGCAGGCAATGAGACATGCTTGTCCTGAGTCTTTAGAACTACAgctggatacaagcagtgaacCGCCGCATGGGCATGGGGTTTGTGTACCAAGAGCTCACAATCTATGTCAGGTAGGAGTCTTCAGGGAAGGACATTGAGGATTGTTCTGTGTTAATGGGGTAGATTTATCCACAGACCTGACAAATAGCACAAGGACAGGAGCCAGATGACATACTCCTCTCAGCTATGTGAGACTCCTCCGTATGTATCAAACGCATCTCAAActgatcttatatctatctatctcctatctctctctctctcatatctacattctatctatctatctcatatctatctaatatatctctatctatctatctaatttctaTCTCTCTCTCgcttctatctcatatctatctatctatctcatatctatctatctatctatctatctatctatctatcgcatatCTCTTTTCTGAATTACATCAAGCTCAGCTGTATGGACCTTGAATGGTCAGACTTGGACCTTGTCAGGGGAGATAACATCACTTCTCCATTTTCCAGTATGTTGGAGAATTCCCTTGCAATGAACGTGTTCCTTCAATGTTCTCGATGGAAGGAGAAGGCTTTTGCCACCACATAAATGATCCACAGACCGTCAGATCTGTTGCTTGTTCCGtgggataaatacatttttaGAAAACCTCCCCGAGAGGTCATTACGTAGCTTTACTAGAGGATCCCTGAAGTCACCTGTGGTGTGCTGGGTGTCCACTGGAAGCCTTCATAGATACAGATAGATGTCTCCATTCACTATCTCCAGAAGGTGTTTTCAGGGAGAAGTGGCCACCAGTAAATCCAGATCTGCAGATGAACGACTTCTGGATCCATTGTGTCTTTGCAGGTGCTGGACACTCTGCTCCTCAGCACCTTCACCTCCTGGAAGGCCTTCTTTCCCTTGGTGAAAGATAATCCAAATGGAACGTACACCTTTATTACAGGTAGGTGGACTCTC
This genomic interval carries:
- the SPATA2L gene encoding spermatogenesis-associated protein 2-like protein isoform X1, yielding MSGGRQGREVTGNPFNFQMSAESLLAHYHSWLLSASVSEALTPCADPGTTAQVRQRILEEPDLHDLLQNDAFHFIFCGLQGKADLLLALQHLARAFQTLEQAALNLYITPWRTELHTIKTYSGHYVHALEAALPQDAIFQALARLNYVPEADGTSLKIRVLPEPRALAVAALGFLAAHVECNILANLVSCSGSTLRNGADLIQERRSWRGEDACMERLQKLVVSEPRIVPAAKSSMTVDGVTATPNGEVLYISQFCDDCHEPWDRHVNRGCKMVTEHHGCHDQVPRVDFVMHDCVFSEQSLQQCCAPCCTFHSFSCSDVRVCRDNGHRVTQMTSSEKTQAVMEEQRRKHQLHSCLQPGQLPHYRCSQCRQLHYIKCKGVLRCRDQGHNATMIMLERNQRLWLQRSLMDLTLLYRDAPASRSGLE
- the SPATA2L gene encoding spermatogenesis-associated protein 2-like protein isoform X2, with translation MSAESLLAHYHSWLLSASVSEALTPCADPGTTAQVRQRILEEPDLHDLLQNDAFHFIFCGLQGKADLLLALQHLARAFQTLEQAALNLYITPWRTELHTIKTYSGHYVHALEAALPQDAIFQALARLNYVPEADGTSLKIRVLPEPRALAVAALGFLAAHVECNILANLVSCSGSTLRNGADLIQERRSWRGEDACMERLQKLVVSEPRIVPAAKSSMTVDGVTATPNGEVLYISQFCDDCHEPWDRHVNRGCKMVTEHHGCHDQVPRVDFVMHDCVFSEQSLQQCCAPCCTFHSFSCSDVRVCRDNGHRVTQMTSSEKTQAVMEEQRRKHQLHSCLQPGQLPHYRCSQCRQLHYIKCKGVLRCRDQGHNATMIMLERNQRLWLQRSLMDLTLLYRDAPASRSGLE
- the LOC120981124 gene encoding uncharacterized protein LOC120981124 yields the protein MSTSQRLVLVLGGAGTVGSGIVKCLLEKGFQVAVISRENSRLEKLMSFVPAQHRESLHTVVGNVGSEQRAQEAAAALVSRVGKVTDVVSSLGFSWWQGGPPHTQSLQELQRVLDTLLLSTFTSWKAFFPLVKDNPNGTYTFITGGAGERLLMPGTGFLTLGAAGALAFSQVVREEYPDIPCKLNEVKINMGVAPPERLGPGYVSHLEVGEAVASLVEKRRVSHTVLCANSTTDLKTLILEGKV